One Nitrosopumilus piranensis genomic region harbors:
- a CDS encoding radical SAM protein, translated as MMLNYDAPLYRPPSEARSLIFQVTLGCSFNECSFCDMYRSKEYSERPWEEVKSEIDMMAKYLPETRRVFLADGDALNLDSEYMIKIVKYIREKFSNIERISCYAMPMNILKKTSEELKKMNEAGLDMFYLGIESGSDIVLKKVTKGAIAKTIIKSVNKAKEAGYVMSCMVILGLGGRKYSKEHIKGTAEVISACSPHYVGALTLYLENGIKQEFLDKFGGEFVRIDDDESLEELHDLINQINTKDEIVFRANHGSNAYTIKGTFPQDKQSMLDKIEWMKQHPEIMRPQGLRGF; from the coding sequence CCTTCTGAAGCAAGATCATTAATTTTTCAAGTAACATTGGGTTGCTCATTTAACGAATGTTCTTTTTGTGATATGTACAGATCAAAAGAATATTCAGAAAGACCATGGGAAGAAGTAAAATCAGAAATTGACATGATGGCAAAATATTTACCAGAAACTAGAAGAGTTTTTCTAGCAGATGGAGATGCATTAAATCTTGATTCAGAATATATGATAAAGATTGTAAAGTACATTAGAGAAAAATTTTCAAACATTGAACGAATTTCTTGCTATGCAATGCCCATGAACATTCTAAAGAAAACATCAGAGGAGCTAAAGAAAATGAATGAGGCGGGTCTTGACATGTTTTATTTAGGAATCGAGAGTGGTTCAGATATTGTCCTAAAAAAAGTAACAAAGGGCGCAATTGCAAAAACTATCATAAAGTCAGTCAACAAGGCAAAAGAAGCTGGATACGTAATGTCATGTATGGTGATTTTGGGATTGGGTGGTAGAAAATATTCAAAAGAGCACATCAAAGGAACTGCAGAAGTGATTAGTGCTTGCTCTCCACATTACGTAGGAGCATTAACTCTTTATTTAGAAAATGGAATTAAACAAGAATTTCTTGACAAGTTTGGAGGGGAGTTTGTTAGAATTGATGATGATGAATCATTAGAAGAATTACATGATTTAATCAACCAAATTAATACTAAAGATGAGATTGTGTTTAGAGCAAACCATGGCTCAAATGCATATACTATCAAGGGGACTTTCCCTCAAGACAAGCAATCAATGCTAGATAAGATAGAGTGGATGAAGCAACATCCAGAAATTATGCGTCCTCAAGGACTAAGAGGATTCTAA